One genomic segment of Nothobranchius furzeri strain GRZ-AD chromosome 10, NfurGRZ-RIMD1, whole genome shotgun sequence includes these proteins:
- the rab38c gene encoding ras-related protein Rab-32 isoform X1, with translation MQQELLFKVLVIGDIGVGKTSIIQRYVQQIFSQHYRTTIGVDFALKVLQWDGDTVIRLQLWDIAAVLLVPGQERYGNMTRVYYREAVGALVVFDVTRASTFDAVLKWKEDLDSKVTLSHGRPVPAVLVANKSDQTASQLPRLDSFCRENGFVGWFETSAKENTNIEEATHYLVEHILTNEERSQAEQEPSSMVLSGSASTAKSRFYCSSCMKL, from the exons ATGCAACAGGAGCTCTTGTTCAAAGTCCTGGTCATCGGGGACATAGGGGTTGGAAAGACCTCCATCATCCAGCGGTACGTCCAGCAGATCTTCTCCCAGCACTACAGAACCACAATCGGGGTGGACTTCGCCCTGAAGGTGCTGCAGTGGGATGGGGACACTGTGATCCGGCTGCAGCTGTGGGACATCGCAG CTGTTCTTCTGGTCCCAGGACAGGAGCGCTATGGAAACATGACTCGGGTCTACTACAGAGAGGCGGTTGGAGCTCTGGTGGTGTTTGACGTGACCAGGGCCTCCACGTTTGATGCTGTGCTGAAGTGGAAGGAGGACCTGGACTCAAAG GTGACTCTGAGCCATGGGAGACCAGTTCCAGCAGTTCTTGTAGCTAACAAGTCggaccagacggcatcccagCTGCCCAGACTCGACTCATTCTGCAGGGAAAATGGCTTCGTGGGCTGGTTTGAAACCTCTGCAAAG GAGAACACGAATATTGAGGAAGCAACTCACTATTTGGTGGAGCACATCCTGACCAATGAGGAGCGCTCTCAGGCGGAGCAAGAACCCAGCTCCATGGTCCTGTCTGGGAGCGCGAGCACTGCCAAGAGTCGTTTTTACTGCTCGTCATGTATGAAGTTGTGA
- the rab38c gene encoding ras-related protein Rab-32 isoform X2 — translation MQQELLFKVLVIGDIGVGKTSIIQRYVQQIFSQHYRTTIGVDFALKVLQWDGDTVIRLQLWDIAGQERYGNMTRVYYREAVGALVVFDVTRASTFDAVLKWKEDLDSKVTLSHGRPVPAVLVANKSDQTASQLPRLDSFCRENGFVGWFETSAKENTNIEEATHYLVEHILTNEERSQAEQEPSSMVLSGSASTAKSRFYCSSCMKL, via the exons ATGCAACAGGAGCTCTTGTTCAAAGTCCTGGTCATCGGGGACATAGGGGTTGGAAAGACCTCCATCATCCAGCGGTACGTCCAGCAGATCTTCTCCCAGCACTACAGAACCACAATCGGGGTGGACTTCGCCCTGAAGGTGCTGCAGTGGGATGGGGACACTGTGATCCGGCTGCAGCTGTGGGACATCGCAG GACAGGAGCGCTATGGAAACATGACTCGGGTCTACTACAGAGAGGCGGTTGGAGCTCTGGTGGTGTTTGACGTGACCAGGGCCTCCACGTTTGATGCTGTGCTGAAGTGGAAGGAGGACCTGGACTCAAAG GTGACTCTGAGCCATGGGAGACCAGTTCCAGCAGTTCTTGTAGCTAACAAGTCggaccagacggcatcccagCTGCCCAGACTCGACTCATTCTGCAGGGAAAATGGCTTCGTGGGCTGGTTTGAAACCTCTGCAAAG GAGAACACGAATATTGAGGAAGCAACTCACTATTTGGTGGAGCACATCCTGACCAATGAGGAGCGCTCTCAGGCGGAGCAAGAACCCAGCTCCATGGTCCTGTCTGGGAGCGCGAGCACTGCCAAGAGTCGTTTTTACTGCTCGTCATGTATGAAGTTGTGA